A window of the Cytophagaceae bacterium genome harbors these coding sequences:
- a CDS encoding WGR domain-containing protein — protein MEKFFRFTDEKSDKYWEAACNDLNLTIFFGKIHSAGRVEEKTFETKEKCIQEYEKLIKSKLKKGYVETIESNRPIHNSSTLNLIRDFEENNDIKVSPISKKLMNEDFYWSCVEETSPFGSDEGSDTFSFLREAFQDNPRTKPIDFLNSQFLSNPDFYPLRDLNCLDSDFLKKNFDDSDLLIIQDNAIWAVAFGQLVIRGHIDEEVISLAKISLKRQLLDVFKPFFEQKRESQIQKMLHVLEQLP, from the coding sequence ATGGAAAAATTCTTTCGGTTCACAGACGAAAAATCTGACAAATATTGGGAAGCAGCATGTAATGATTTAAACTTAACTATATTTTTTGGAAAAATTCATTCTGCTGGTAGAGTTGAGGAAAAAACATTTGAAACTAAGGAAAAATGTATTCAGGAATATGAAAAGCTTATAAAATCAAAGCTTAAAAAAGGCTATGTTGAGACTATTGAATCAAATCGTCCTATTCACAATTCATCCACTTTAAATCTAATTCGTGATTTTGAGGAAAACAACGATATTAAAGTAAGTCCAATATCTAAGAAATTGATGAATGAAGATTTCTATTGGAGTTGTGTGGAAGAGACAAGCCCTTTTGGAAGTGATGAAGGAAGTGATACTTTCTCATTTTTGCGTGAGGCATTTCAAGATAACCCAAGAACTAAACCTATTGACTTTTTAAATAGTCAGTTTTTGAGCAATCCCGATTTTTACCCATTACGAGATTTAAATTGCCTCGATTCTGATTTTTTAAAGAAAAATTTTGATGATTCCGATCTTTTGATAATACAAGACAATGCCATTTGGGCCGTAGCATTTGGACAATTGGTAATCAGAGGACATATTGACGAGGAAGTTATTTCTCTTGCAAAGATTTCACTGAAACGTCAATTATTAGATGTTTTCAAGCCATTTTTTGAACAAAAAAGAGAAAGTCAAATCCAGAAAATGCTTCATGTTTTGGAACAATTACCTTAG